The Sediminispirochaeta smaragdinae DSM 11293 genome has a segment encoding these proteins:
- a CDS encoding GNAT family N-acetyltransferase yields MAVYFIANIKIVDPLIYQKYLDACDAVFSKYKGTYIAVDNTPRILEGSYKYSKTVIIKFENEIEFNDWYNSSEYQEIRQFRLSGAECDTILVKDIAEGYSIKRTNINDADYLTLINELNHELWSMYPNIQNEYDKLNVLSDGALVVVLYYDRNPIGCGCLKRYEEKVFEIKRVYINKNYRGKGLSRRILKELEECAVEKGVDTLILETGIKQQVAQKLYESIGYKRIENYGEYKGNSNSICMKKEIK; encoded by the coding sequence ATGGCTGTTTATTTTATAGCTAACATCAAAATTGTTGATCCTCTAATATATCAAAAATATCTTGATGCATGTGATGCAGTTTTTTCAAAATACAAAGGAACTTATATAGCAGTCGACAATACTCCAAGGATTCTTGAAGGAAGTTATAAATATTCAAAAACAGTTATCATAAAGTTTGAAAATGAAATAGAATTTAACGATTGGTACAATTCAAGTGAATATCAAGAAATTAGGCAATTTAGGCTAAGCGGAGCAGAATGCGATACAATTCTCGTAAAAGATATTGCTGAAGGATATAGTATCAAGCGAACAAATATAAACGATGCTGATTATCTGACGCTGATAAATGAATTAAATCATGAGTTATGGAGTATGTATCCAAATATCCAGAACGAATATGATAAGTTGAACGTCTTGAGTGATGGTGCATTGGTAGTTGTTCTTTATTATGATAGAAATCCAATTGGATGTGGATGTTTAAAGCGATATGAGGAAAAAGTTTTTGAAATTAAACGTGTTTATATTAATAAAAATTATCGGGGAAAAGGATTATCAAGAAGGATTCTAAAAGAACTTGAAGAATGTGCTGTGGAAAAAGGTGTGGACACATTAATACTTGAAACCGGAATAAAACAACAAGTTGCCCAAAAACTATATGAAAGCATAGGGTATAAGCGAATAGAGAATTATGGAGAATACAAGGGGAATAGCAATAGCATTTGTATGAAAAAGGAAATAAAGTAA
- a CDS encoding subclass B1 metallo-beta-lactamase SPS-1, giving the protein MNLFRNYYNPIRNVMLIIFFVLTDLSLIAQTQPEYPVIRLNDELEVREILPNAFVITHKFPWGGNSLVVLIGEKYAVFVDTPYTPEATENVLDWINKQYGNRQFIEINTGYHVDNLGGNDALLHRNIPIIGSDKTVSLLRERGEATRQLTMGWLEGPGNEKFLKRHETIPYVGPSQIFQLTEGYHFTVGDEPIEVFFPGETHAPDNIVVYFPERKILFGGCMLRVGNGTGNRADANMDTWKSSVERLRDFDCVAVIPGHGIRFDPGVIENTISVLP; this is encoded by the coding sequence ATGAATCTTTTCAGGAATTACTATAATCCAATCCGTAATGTTATGTTAATTATTTTCTTTGTTCTAACTGACTTGTCGTTGATTGCGCAAACACAACCAGAATATCCTGTTATCAGATTAAATGACGAACTCGAAGTACGCGAAATTCTTCCCAATGCTTTTGTCATTACGCATAAATTCCCATGGGGGGGGAACTCGTTAGTTGTTTTGATCGGAGAAAAATATGCGGTCTTTGTCGACACTCCATATACTCCAGAGGCTACCGAGAACGTACTGGATTGGATAAATAAGCAATATGGTAATCGTCAATTCATTGAAATTAATACAGGTTACCATGTAGATAATCTTGGCGGAAACGATGCGCTTTTACACAGAAATATACCAATTATCGGTTCCGATAAAACTGTATCATTACTTCGTGAACGTGGGGAAGCCACTAGACAGCTAACAATGGGGTGGCTGGAAGGCCCGGGAAATGAAAAATTCTTGAAACGACATGAAACTATTCCCTATGTAGGACCATCGCAGATATTTCAATTAACGGAAGGGTATCATTTTACTGTGGGAGATGAACCAATTGAAGTTTTTTTCCCTGGGGAAACACATGCTCCTGATAACATAGTCGTGTATTTCCCAGAGCGAAAAATATTATTTGGTGGATGCATGTTGCGGGTAGGCAATGGAACTGGAAATAGAGCGGATGCAAACATGGATACATGGAAATCATCCGTGGAACGATTACGGGATTTCGATTGTGTTGCCGTAATTCCAGGACATGGAATTCGATTTGATCCTGGCGTAATTGAAAATACGATTTCTGTTTTGCCATAG
- a CDS encoding type II toxin-antitoxin system RelE family toxin, translating into MDKYKIAETEHFQKKISKTKYKNLYKKITDYVYPFLRKNPYFGANIKKLKGELTGLYRYRIGKFRLFYETDNDKVIVFIVDIEDRKDAYN; encoded by the coding sequence TTGGATAAATATAAAATAGCTGAAACTGAACATTTTCAGAAAAAAATCAGTAAGACTAAATATAAGAATTTGTATAAGAAAATCACCGATTACGTATATCCATTTCTTAGAAAGAATCCATACTTTGGAGCTAATATAAAGAAATTAAAGGGTGAACTAACTGGATTATATAGATACCGAATTGGAAAATTCCGACTGTTTTATGAAACAGATAATGATAAAGTTATTGTTTTTATCGTTGATATTGAAGATAGAAAGGATGCATATAATTAA
- a CDS encoding winged helix-turn-helix transcriptional regulator: MQNDDQQKVLDCPVRSVLADISGKWNTLIIIMLAERPYRFGQLRRHIPDISQRMLTQTLRNLQRCGYVNREVFPTKPPSVEYSLTDLGRSISEPLQALIQWAELHSDAVKTARKNYDMVENRGGGNIR; the protein is encoded by the coding sequence ATGCAAAATGATGATCAACAAAAAGTACTCGACTGCCCTGTTCGCAGCGTTCTGGCCGATATCAGCGGAAAATGGAACACACTTATAATAATCATGCTTGCCGAGCGGCCATATCGTTTCGGACAATTACGGCGACATATACCAGATATATCCCAGCGGATGCTTACTCAGACTTTGCGAAATCTTCAGCGGTGCGGTTATGTGAATCGTGAAGTATTTCCCACGAAACCACCTAGCGTGGAATATAGCTTGACAGATCTTGGTCGTTCTATATCTGAACCTTTACAAGCATTGATACAATGGGCCGAGCTTCATAGCGACGCAGTAAAAACTGCACGCAAAAATTACGATATGGTTGAAAACAGGGGAGGAGGAAATATACGATAA
- a CDS encoding NADP-dependent oxidoreductase, whose product MKAVRFSEFGGPEVLQLVEADEPHAGAGQVRIAVHAAGINPADWKIRAGYLKEHMPIPFPSGTGFEASGVVDEIGEGVTGISVGDAVFGFGINTVAQYAVLTSWSRKPKELSFEEAAGYPTAVETATRVLGSVNLKSGDTILVDGAAGGVGTAMIQLARHRGFHVIGTSSEPKHEYLRSFGALPTTYGSGLADRVKKLAPNGVNAAFDFAGAGSIPELVDIVGDPSRVVTIADMAAVQKYGVLGAFTGNQKNPELVFQEAATLHSAGAFRMPIDEVFPFERIADAHRKSESGRVKGKLVVKIS is encoded by the coding sequence ATGAAAGCAGTAAGGTTTAGTGAATTTGGTGGTCCTGAAGTCCTGCAGCTGGTCGAAGCTGACGAACCACACGCAGGGGCAGGCCAGGTACGAATCGCGGTTCATGCCGCGGGAATCAACCCGGCAGACTGGAAAATTCGTGCCGGATATCTCAAGGAGCACATGCCCATTCCATTTCCATCGGGAACCGGATTCGAGGCATCAGGTGTCGTTGACGAAATCGGAGAAGGTGTTACTGGTATATCTGTCGGCGATGCTGTTTTCGGCTTCGGCATTAATACGGTCGCGCAGTACGCAGTACTCACAAGCTGGTCAAGAAAACCAAAAGAGCTCTCCTTTGAGGAAGCTGCCGGTTATCCAACGGCGGTTGAAACGGCAACGCGCGTCTTGGGATCAGTTAATTTGAAATCCGGAGACACCATTTTGGTGGATGGTGCAGCAGGCGGCGTAGGTACTGCCATGATTCAGCTCGCACGCCATCGGGGCTTTCACGTGATCGGAACATCGAGTGAGCCCAAACATGAATATCTGCGGTCTTTTGGGGCGCTTCCCACTACATATGGTTCAGGACTTGCCGACCGCGTCAAAAAACTTGCACCGAACGGAGTAAATGCAGCATTTGATTTTGCGGGAGCGGGAAGCATCCCTGAATTGGTTGATATAGTCGGCGATCCTTCCCGTGTGGTAACGATTGCGGATATGGCGGCCGTACAAAAATACGGGGTATTAGGAGCCTTTACGGGTAATCAAAAGAACCCTGAACTTGTTTTTCAGGAAGCCGCAACGCTGCATTCCGCGGGCGCTTTTAGAATGCCTATTGATGAAGTTTTTCCTTTTGAAAGAATTGCAGACGCGCATAGAAAAAGTGAATCGGGAAGAGTGAAGGGAAAACTGGTAGTCAAAATTTCTTAA